A single genomic interval of Xyrauchen texanus isolate HMW12.3.18 chromosome 8, RBS_HiC_50CHRs, whole genome shotgun sequence harbors:
- the LOC127647637 gene encoding uncharacterized protein LOC127647637 has translation MASVTKSSNPEIPDNHKESWQALLSAAEAYGQKSGCDLAILTAYKKFRPSGVEGEGGRNHEGGGVLPSGGRMCDYAYHIWGQGALAESSWRYMDDIAVLHSTTVLTAQRHIRLKVEEGGAKLGVDMPSERVSLTSDGVSSVSPNTRLYSQSYPSIYTSGTAFGLSAGHNGNGERERERAVMEEGEKVRERADIVDLEEEEDEDEEEEEDLDGRRCNLNESAGVFSMDEDSLSRDCEPFFESDGEEESTDGSLSEEAPPPPPRGLAMGHLTSRNSHPMAMARSLPVTVPVWGYRNNHAPQGDSHSGERVGCADLDHIAASMKALLVPGATDGTEMFGALPRPRINTGDFSLKH, from the exons ATGGCCTCTGTCACCAAATCCTCGAACCCTGAGATCCCAGATAATCACAAAGAGAGTTGGCAGGCACTGCTCTCTGCTGCAGAGGCTTATGGTCAGAAGTCTGGCTGTGATTTGGCAATTCTGACTGCATATAAGAAGTTCCGTCCCTCCGGTGTCGAGGGTGAAGGAGGAAGGAATCACGAAGGAGGTGGAGTTCTGCCTTCTGGAGGCAGAATGTGCGATTATGCCTACCATATTTGGGGACAAGGGGCACTGGCTGAGTCATCATGGCGATACATGGATGACATCGCAGTTCTGCACTCCACCACTGTACTGACGGCACAGAGGCACATACGTCTAAAGGTAGAAGAGGGAGGAGCCAAACTGGGTGTTGACATGCCTTCTGAAAGGGTG AGCTTGACTAGTGATGGAGTCAGCTCTGTTAGTCCCAACACGAGACTCTATTCACAGAGCTACCCATCAATCTATACCTCGGGTACTGCCTTTGGCCTCTCAGCCGGACACAATGGGAATGGAGAgcgggaaagagagagagcagtgaTGGAAGAAGGTGAGAAGGTGAGAGAAAGAGCAGATATTGTGGATTTGGAGGAAGAGGAAGacgaggatgaggaggaggaagaagattTGGATGGAAGGAGATGTAACCTTAATGAATCAGCAG GAGTCTTCTCAATGGATGAGGATTCTCTGTCCCGGGACTGCGAACCCTTCTTTGAGTCTGATGGGGAAGAAGAGAGCACTGATG GCTCATTGAGTGAGgaagcccctcctcctcctccacgtggCTTGGCAATGGGTCACCTGACATCACGCAATTCTCACCCCATGGCAATGGCACGTTCACTTCCTGTGACTGTACCAGTGTGGGGCTACAGGAACAACCATGCGCCACAGGGAGACTCCCATAGTGGAGAACGG GTGGGCTGTGCAGATCTGGATCATATAGCTGCCAGTATGAAAGCCCTGCTGGTCCCTGGTGCCACAGACGGAACGGAGATGTTTGGAGCACTACCCCGCCCCCGCATTAACACGGGTGACTTCTCTCTCAAgcattga